The proteins below come from a single Zea mays cultivar B73 chromosome 8, Zm-B73-REFERENCE-NAM-5.0, whole genome shotgun sequence genomic window:
- the LOC109941633 gene encoding uncharacterized protein: MIIGFCLLWMESKEENVALTIIQRDNTLSIDESLLMSLSHNKPKKSVTTTIVPKDYICTQGDLALIDWIKEIPCEPRVEVVLIDDAFVERKWMECLFQPDAYLGDEVIDCYINLIKAQEHLKCRSGGRVHIENAFQFNFLKRDGDVETKTDELYPSKDMAQISSAERRVLLYLDHDMVFIPINIREMHWYLAVINARNMEIQVLDSLGTSSGRNDLIDTLLVWPLSTKLYRVLDRG; this comes from the exons ATGATTATAGGTTTTTGTCTCCTGTGGATGGAATCTAAAGAGGAAAATGTTGCACTTACAATCATCCAAAGAGATAATACATTATCTATAGATGAATCTCTACTAATGTCCTTGTCTCATAACAAGCCAAAAAAATCGGTGACTACTACAATAGTTCCGAAAG ATTATATTTgcacgcagggtgatcttgcacTCATCGATTGGATTAAAGAAATCCCTTGTGAACCAAGGGTAGAAGTCGTGCTTATTGATGATGCTTTTGTGGAAAGGAAGTGGATGGAATGCCTATTTCAACCGGACGCATATCTAGGTGATGAG GTGATAGACTGttacataaatttaataaaaGCTCAAGAGCATCTAAAATGCCGATCTGGAGGTCGTGTACacatagaaaatgcttttcagtTCAACTTTCTAAAGCGAGACGGTGATGTTGAAACTAAAACAGATGAGTTATATCCAAGTAAAGACATGGCACAAATATCTAGCGCTGAAAGAAGAGTTTTACTTTATCTAGACCATGACATG GTGTTTATTCCAATAAATATCCGAGAAATGCACTGGTATCTTGCTGTGATCAATGcaagaaatatggagatacaagTGCTCGACTCACTTGGTACATCATCCGGTCGCAATGACCTCATTGACACT CTCCTCGTGTGGCCTCTTTCTACTAAACTATATCGAGTACTGGACAGGGGATGA